The Chryseolinea soli genome contains a region encoding:
- a CDS encoding transmembrane 220 family protein: MRILNFLLAIMFVVFAFLQLNDPDPVIWILIYGAMAVLSVMAIFEFYPVKFIIGLGVVYIAYSLFYIPGVMEWLQQDDRSALFDDVAKMEHLYIEESREFLGLMICVAVLIFYWMRAKKFSRR; the protein is encoded by the coding sequence ATGCGCATTCTGAATTTTTTGCTGGCCATCATGTTTGTGGTCTTTGCATTTTTACAACTCAACGATCCCGACCCCGTGATCTGGATCCTCATCTACGGCGCCATGGCGGTGTTGAGTGTCATGGCTATTTTTGAATTCTATCCCGTCAAATTTATCATCGGCCTCGGCGTGGTGTACATCGCCTATTCGCTGTTCTATATCCCGGGGGTGATGGAGTGGCTGCAACAGGACGACCGGTCGGCGCTCTTCGACGATGTGGCAAAAATGGAGCACCTCTACATCGAGGAGTCGCGCGAGTTCCTGGGGCTCATGATCTGTGTAGCCGTCTTGATCTTTTATTGGATGCGCGCCAAGAAATTCTCCCGACGATAA
- a CDS encoding sugar phosphate isomerase/epimerase family protein → MKRREFVQTASFAAVGLLSLPSFLAAGKATKNIGLQLYTLRDVIGQDPKGVLTKVASYGYKDLEAYSYKDGKIFGMDYAEFNKFVNGLGMRVTSGHYGLDQIQGDTWQKAVDDAKKNGQEFMVMPYIKEPDRQTIDAYKAICADLNKAGEVCTNAGVRFQYHNHAFEFQPIEGQVPYDVMLKELDPKKVGMELDLFWTINAGQDPLALFAKHPGLFEQWHVKDMTTTDRNKNANVGTGSIDFKRIFAQAKQAGLKRWYVEHDTFPGTTSLESAEADAKYLKTII, encoded by the coding sequence ATGAAAAGAAGAGAGTTTGTGCAAACTGCATCGTTCGCTGCGGTCGGTTTGCTTTCCCTGCCTTCGTTCCTGGCGGCCGGCAAGGCCACCAAGAACATTGGCTTGCAACTGTATACCTTGCGTGATGTCATTGGACAAGATCCAAAGGGCGTGTTGACCAAAGTGGCGAGCTACGGCTACAAGGACCTGGAAGCCTACAGCTACAAAGACGGCAAGATCTTCGGCATGGACTATGCTGAGTTCAATAAATTCGTGAACGGCCTGGGCATGCGCGTGACCAGCGGCCACTATGGCCTTGACCAGATCCAGGGCGACACCTGGCAGAAAGCCGTCGACGACGCCAAAAAGAACGGCCAGGAGTTCATGGTCATGCCCTACATCAAAGAGCCCGATCGCCAGACGATCGACGCCTACAAGGCCATCTGCGCAGACCTGAACAAGGCCGGCGAAGTGTGCACCAATGCCGGTGTGCGCTTCCAGTATCACAACCACGCTTTCGAATTCCAGCCCATAGAAGGACAGGTTCCCTACGATGTGATGCTCAAAGAACTCGATCCCAAAAAAGTGGGCATGGAGCTCGATTTGTTCTGGACGATAAATGCGGGCCAAGATCCGCTGGCGCTCTTTGCCAAGCATCCCGGCCTCTTCGAGCAATGGCACGTGAAGGACATGACTACAACCGACCGCAATAAAAACGCCAACGTCGGTACCGGTTCCATCGACTTCAAACGCATCTTCGCCCAGGCCAAACAGGCCGGTTTGAAACGGTGGTATGTAGAACACGATACCTTCCCCGGCACCACCTCGCTCGAAAGCGCCGAGGCGGATGCGAAATATCTGAAGACCATTATTTGA
- a CDS encoding ThuA domain-containing protein: MTTHKLNSFLSIVVLFCLILSCGEKSVPGVLVFSKTKGYRHESIDTAKLVLMALGKTNGFAVDTTEDASLFNEENLKRYRAVIFLSTTQDVLDPVQQADFKRFIEAGGGYVGIHAAADTEYEWPWYGKLVGAYFKSHPKQQEAMFRKAKPFGPHPNTLPDEWKRWDELYNYKHFSPDINVIYTLDESTYEGGENGNNHPIAWYHDFEGGRSFYTGMGHTKQSYADSLFQDHLLTGIHYAIGDKPLDYSKAKTIRAVEENRFKKTVLDFNLDEPTEMTVLPDGKIIFIERKGEVMLYTPADGKIKEVNKFNVWTKSEDGMIGLAADPNFAKNHWIYIFYSHPDKSVNVLSRFVFQDDKVDMASEKQLLEVGTQRETCCHTGGSLMFDPHGNLFISTGDNTSPFESDGYSPSDERPGRAPFDAQKSSANTNDLRGKILRIHPEDDGTYTIPDGNLFAKGEEKTRPEIYVMGCRNPYRISMDSKTGFLYWGEVGPDAGKDDSLRGPRGYDELNQAKKAGYFGWPYFVGNNFPYAKYDFAVKKALAKWDPAAPINESPNNTGKRELPAVSPPFIWYPYVKSDDFPMLKEGGRNAMAGPVYYSENYKGVATAFPNYFDGKLLMYDWIRNWMFLVSMNDQGAIMDMEPFMPNTPFNNIIDMSYGPDGKLYMIEYGTAWFKQNLDARLVRIDYNSGNRPPVAMLSADKMSTGFPATVKLSAEGTNDPDGDKITYQLEAEGKTLTSTDGKFTVDFKNAGVQNVKLTVKDDKGGEADAQLKLTIGNEPPVVTAEIVSGNKSFYFPGTPVKYTVTVTDKEDGSTADGKIKPEDVTVTFDYLKGFDMTAIAQGHQMPTAELPGKALIEKSDCKSCHIIDQKSAGPSYKMVAEKYKGNEKAVGLLAAKVIKGGAGVWGTTEMAAHPQVSVDDAKKMVEYVLSLSESKVVKKLPLSGSATPGKEEDGAYILTATYFDKGADKVPALAGTTAIALRSPVLGAEHMDDLNIVSKVKSDKGTALQNVLNNAHGAFKGVDLTGVKKATLLTFIMPGQNTGGDIELHLDKPDGELLGKATVTAPQLVKTPVKLAPVSGKHDLYVVFKNPKGDKPMFYFGGVALDNK, translated from the coding sequence ATGACAACGCATAAACTGAATTCATTCCTGTCGATCGTGGTGCTCTTTTGCCTCATCCTCTCCTGTGGCGAAAAGAGTGTGCCGGGCGTGCTGGTCTTTTCGAAAACGAAAGGCTATCGTCACGAGTCGATCGATACGGCAAAATTGGTGTTGATGGCCCTGGGCAAGACGAATGGCTTTGCCGTTGACACCACCGAAGATGCATCCCTTTTTAATGAAGAAAACCTCAAACGATACCGGGCCGTCATTTTCCTCAGCACAACGCAAGACGTGCTCGATCCCGTGCAGCAGGCCGACTTCAAACGCTTCATCGAAGCGGGTGGGGGCTATGTAGGGATCCACGCCGCCGCCGATACAGAATACGAGTGGCCCTGGTATGGAAAATTGGTGGGTGCCTATTTCAAAAGCCATCCCAAGCAACAGGAGGCCATGTTCCGCAAGGCAAAACCTTTTGGACCGCACCCCAACACGCTGCCCGACGAATGGAAGCGCTGGGACGAACTCTACAACTACAAACACTTCTCGCCCGACATCAACGTGATCTACACGCTGGACGAAAGCACCTATGAAGGCGGCGAGAATGGCAATAACCATCCCATCGCCTGGTATCACGACTTCGAAGGCGGCCGTTCTTTCTACACCGGCATGGGCCACACCAAGCAGAGCTATGCCGATTCGCTTTTCCAGGATCACCTGCTCACCGGGATCCATTATGCGATCGGAGACAAGCCCCTGGACTATTCGAAGGCAAAAACCATCCGCGCCGTGGAAGAAAACCGCTTCAAGAAAACCGTCCTCGATTTCAACCTGGACGAGCCCACCGAAATGACCGTGCTGCCCGATGGCAAGATCATCTTCATCGAACGCAAAGGCGAAGTGATGCTCTACACACCGGCCGATGGCAAGATCAAAGAGGTGAACAAGTTCAACGTCTGGACCAAATCGGAAGACGGCATGATCGGCCTGGCCGCCGATCCCAACTTTGCCAAGAACCATTGGATCTACATTTTCTACTCGCATCCCGACAAATCCGTGAACGTGCTGTCGCGTTTTGTTTTCCAGGATGACAAGGTGGACATGGCCTCCGAAAAGCAATTGCTGGAGGTGGGCACACAACGCGAGACCTGCTGCCATACCGGTGGCTCGCTGATGTTTGATCCCCACGGAAACCTGTTCATTTCCACCGGCGATAACACGAGTCCCTTCGAATCGGATGGCTACAGCCCTTCCGACGAGCGTCCCGGACGCGCTCCCTTTGACGCACAAAAGTCTTCGGCCAACACCAACGACCTCCGCGGAAAGATCCTGCGCATCCACCCGGAAGACGATGGCACCTACACCATTCCCGACGGCAACCTCTTTGCAAAAGGCGAAGAAAAGACCCGTCCCGAGATCTACGTGATGGGCTGTCGCAACCCGTATCGCATTTCCATGGATAGCAAAACCGGCTTCCTCTATTGGGGTGAAGTGGGTCCCGATGCAGGAAAGGACGATTCGCTCCGCGGACCGCGTGGTTATGACGAATTGAACCAGGCCAAGAAGGCAGGCTACTTTGGATGGCCGTATTTTGTGGGCAATAACTTCCCGTATGCGAAATATGACTTCGCCGTAAAGAAAGCGCTGGCAAAGTGGGATCCTGCAGCGCCCATCAACGAGTCGCCCAACAACACGGGTAAGCGCGAGTTGCCGGCCGTGAGCCCGCCCTTCATCTGGTATCCTTATGTGAAATCCGACGACTTCCCGATGCTGAAGGAAGGTGGCCGTAACGCTATGGCGGGCCCGGTCTATTACAGCGAAAACTACAAAGGCGTGGCGACGGCATTCCCGAACTACTTTGACGGCAAGCTGCTCATGTACGACTGGATCCGCAACTGGATGTTCCTCGTGTCGATGAACGACCAGGGCGCGATCATGGATATGGAGCCGTTCATGCCCAACACCCCGTTCAACAACATCATCGACATGTCGTATGGCCCCGATGGCAAGCTCTACATGATCGAGTATGGCACAGCCTGGTTCAAACAAAACCTCGATGCCCGCCTGGTGCGCATCGACTACAACAGCGGCAACCGCCCGCCCGTAGCCATGCTGAGTGCTGATAAGATGTCAACCGGTTTCCCGGCAACCGTAAAGCTGTCGGCAGAAGGCACCAACGATCCGGATGGCGACAAGATCACCTATCAACTGGAAGCCGAAGGAAAAACGCTGACCTCGACCGATGGCAAGTTCACCGTCGATTTCAAGAACGCCGGTGTTCAAAACGTGAAGCTCACGGTGAAAGATGACAAAGGAGGCGAGGCCGATGCCCAGTTGAAGTTGACCATCGGTAACGAACCCCCTGTGGTGACCGCCGAGATCGTGTCCGGAAACAAGTCGTTCTACTTCCCCGGCACACCCGTGAAGTACACCGTGACAGTGACTGACAAGGAAGACGGCTCTACCGCCGATGGCAAGATCAAACCCGAAGACGTGACCGTAACCTTCGACTATCTGAAAGGATTTGACATGACCGCGATCGCGCAAGGCCACCAAATGCCAACCGCCGAGTTGCCAGGCAAAGCCCTGATCGAGAAAAGCGACTGTAAGTCGTGTCACATCATCGACCAGAAATCCGCCGGCCCCAGCTATAAGATGGTGGCCGAAAAATACAAGGGCAACGAAAAAGCCGTAGGCCTTTTGGCGGCCAAAGTGATCAAAGGCGGCGCCGGCGTATGGGGCACCACCGAGATGGCGGCACACCCGCAAGTGAGCGTCGACGATGCCAAGAAAATGGTAGAATACGTCCTTTCGCTCAGCGAATCGAAAGTGGTGAAGAAACTCCCGCTTTCCGGCTCGGCCACCCCGGGCAAAGAGGAAGACGGCGCCTACATACTGACAGCAACCTACTTTGACAAGGGAGCGGATAAAGTGCCCGCCCTGGCAGGCACCACCGCCATTGCATTGCGCAGCCCCGTGTTGGGCGCCGAGCATATGGATGACCTCAACATCGTGAGCAAGGTGAAAAGCGACAAGGGCACGGCCCTCCAGAATGTGCTGAACAACGCGCATGGAGCCTTCAAAGGCGTGGACCTGACCGGCGTGAAGAAAGCGACACTGCTCACCTTCATCATGCCAGGACAGAACACGGGAGGCGACATCGAACTCCACCTGGACAAACCCGATGGAGAGTTGCTGGGCAAGGCAACGGTGACGGCCCCTCAATTGGTGAAAACCCCTGTGAAGCTGGCGCCGGTAAGCGGTAAACACGATCTTTATGTCGTGTTCAAAAATCCGAAGGGCGACAAACCCATGTTCTACTTTGGGGGGGTCGCGCTGGACAACAAGTGA
- a CDS encoding alpha-amylase family glycosyl hydrolase, which produces MPIRPTCAVAFLLVSFAFLACQQQVRNAAVWPYGVKYEVFVLSFADGNGDGKGDFKGLAAKLGYLQELGVNGIWLMPIMNSPTYHKYDVTDYKSIHPDYGTVEEFKTFVAEAHRRNIRVVIDLILNHTGAEHPWFKSASADKNSPYRDYYVWAKRDSIRNQIAKKTASFDSDNLTQWHAVNGDTLSEQYYGYFWGGMPDLNFDNPKVKEEFNAIGKFWLSDMNVDGFRLDAARHIFPADRAADNHAFWEEFRTNMKKIKPDVYLVGEVWSTAPEVAPYLKGLPSLFNFDMGYKITDVVNAGRDTIGLIKRYKEIIDYYHTVNPEYIDATFLKNHDQNRILSELGGSKNKMRVAAGILLTLPGTPYLYYGEEIGMLGRKPDENIREPFLWDVTNTGGPQTSWEKPVYSTVETVIPARQQQSDPGSMLAFYKSLIYFRNASPVMTYGTLEESNVNVSEVIGFKRTYKDETLLVLNNIADVEVTLNLAEQNNAFTALAFDTSKKAKLQAGELTLPAYSTVILKP; this is translated from the coding sequence ATGCCCATACGCCCCACATGCGCGGTTGCATTCCTGCTGGTTTCGTTTGCATTTCTCGCTTGCCAGCAGCAGGTCAGGAATGCGGCCGTGTGGCCGTATGGCGTCAAGTATGAAGTGTTTGTGCTCTCGTTTGCCGATGGCAACGGCGACGGGAAAGGCGACTTCAAAGGGCTGGCAGCCAAGCTCGGCTACCTGCAGGAACTGGGCGTGAACGGCATCTGGCTGATGCCCATCATGAACTCGCCAACGTATCACAAATACGATGTAACGGACTACAAAAGCATCCATCCCGACTACGGCACCGTGGAGGAGTTTAAAACGTTTGTGGCCGAAGCGCATCGCCGCAACATCCGCGTGGTGATCGACCTCATCCTAAACCATACCGGGGCGGAGCACCCGTGGTTTAAAAGCGCATCCGCAGACAAGAATAGTCCCTATCGCGATTACTACGTATGGGCTAAGCGGGACTCCATCCGAAATCAAATCGCCAAGAAGACCGCGTCGTTCGATTCGGATAATCTCACGCAGTGGCACGCTGTGAACGGCGACACCCTGTCGGAACAGTATTATGGCTATTTCTGGGGCGGCATGCCCGACCTCAATTTCGACAATCCAAAAGTAAAGGAAGAGTTCAATGCCATCGGCAAATTTTGGCTCAGCGACATGAACGTGGACGGCTTTCGCCTGGATGCCGCCCGTCATATTTTTCCGGCCGATAGGGCAGCCGATAACCATGCGTTCTGGGAAGAGTTCAGGACCAACATGAAGAAAATTAAACCGGATGTGTACCTGGTAGGAGAGGTGTGGTCTACCGCGCCCGAAGTAGCGCCCTATTTGAAAGGCTTGCCGTCGCTTTTCAATTTTGATATGGGGTATAAGATCACTGATGTGGTGAACGCAGGCAGAGATACCATCGGGCTGATCAAAAGATACAAGGAAATCATCGATTACTATCACACGGTAAACCCCGAATACATCGACGCCACGTTTCTCAAGAATCACGATCAGAATCGTATTCTCAGTGAGCTGGGAGGGAGCAAGAACAAGATGCGTGTAGCCGCCGGGATACTGCTTACCCTGCCCGGCACACCTTATTTGTATTATGGCGAAGAGATCGGCATGCTGGGCCGGAAACCTGACGAAAACATTCGTGAACCGTTTCTGTGGGACGTCACCAATACAGGCGGGCCGCAAACGTCGTGGGAAAAGCCGGTATATTCCACCGTCGAAACCGTGATCCCTGCCCGTCAACAACAGAGCGACCCGGGTTCTATGCTGGCCTTTTACAAAAGTCTTATCTATTTCCGAAATGCAAGTCCCGTCATGACCTATGGCACGCTCGAGGAATCGAATGTGAACGTGAGTGAGGTGATTGGATTTAAGAGAACGTATAAAGACGAAACACTGCTGGTGTTGAACAACATCGCGGATGTGGAAGTGACCCTGAACCTCGCCGAGCAAAACAATGCCTTTACGGCACTGGCGTTCGACACCAGCAAGAAAGCAAAACTACAAGCCGGCGAACTCACATTGCCGGCCTACTCAACCGTGATATTGAAACCCTGA
- a CDS encoding alpha-amylase family protein, with protein sequence MERSSGKIVIYQMMTRLFGNKKAVNKPYGTRDENGVGKFNDINEAALKSLKELGITHVWYTGVLEHAVLTDYTPFGIPLDDADVVKGRAGSPYAIKDYYDVDPDLAMSVPNRREEFERLLERTHKAGLKAIIDFVPNHVARQYHSDAKPAGVKDLGETDNKTVTFSANNNFYYLPGQSFQVPKEYHALGPDNVFPTKDGKFEETPAKVTGNDVFSATPNIHDWFETIKLNYGVDLQAKQTHFDPVPDTWIKMKDILVYWAQKNVDGFRCDMAEMVPVEFWGWVIPQVRVINPDIVFIAEIYNPHQYRNYIENGKFNYLYDKVQLYDTLRLIVQGKAATSAIHPIQQHLSGINDNMLHFLENHDEQRLASPFFAGDPWRGVPAMVVSATIDRGPVMIYFGQEVGEPGAGSAGFQANDGRTTIFDYWGVPEHQKWMNEGKFNGDSLSMEQKQLRQFYGDVLSLAGKNIALAQGEYLDITAHNLQAGNFTANTSAYLRYSGEERLLIVTTFNAADQQIKIQLPPAAVGALGLDPTGSYIARDLLWREAEVGFSKDFTFELKCKPYSSYIFKIK encoded by the coding sequence ATGGAAAGATCATCGGGTAAGATTGTCATCTATCAAATGATGACGAGGCTGTTTGGAAACAAGAAAGCCGTAAACAAGCCCTACGGAACACGCGATGAAAATGGCGTTGGCAAGTTCAACGACATCAACGAAGCCGCCCTGAAATCGCTCAAGGAATTGGGGATCACACACGTCTGGTATACCGGCGTGCTGGAACATGCCGTGCTCACCGACTACACGCCCTTCGGCATCCCGTTAGACGATGCCGACGTCGTGAAGGGTCGCGCCGGTTCGCCCTACGCCATCAAAGACTATTACGACGTGGACCCGGACCTCGCCATGAGTGTGCCCAACCGGCGCGAAGAGTTTGAGCGATTGCTGGAGCGCACACACAAAGCCGGTCTCAAAGCCATCATCGACTTTGTGCCCAACCACGTGGCGCGTCAATATCACAGCGATGCAAAACCCGCCGGTGTGAAAGACCTGGGCGAGACCGACAACAAGACCGTGACGTTCAGCGCCAACAATAATTTCTATTACCTCCCGGGGCAATCGTTCCAGGTGCCAAAAGAATATCATGCGCTGGGGCCCGACAATGTGTTTCCCACCAAAGACGGTAAGTTCGAAGAAACACCCGCCAAGGTCACGGGCAACGATGTGTTTTCCGCGACCCCCAACATCCACGACTGGTTCGAGACGATAAAGCTCAACTATGGCGTCGACCTGCAGGCAAAGCAAACCCATTTCGATCCGGTCCCCGACACCTGGATCAAGATGAAAGATATTCTGGTGTACTGGGCGCAGAAAAATGTGGACGGCTTTCGCTGCGACATGGCCGAGATGGTGCCGGTTGAATTCTGGGGATGGGTCATTCCCCAGGTGAGGGTGATCAACCCCGACATTGTGTTCATTGCCGAGATCTATAATCCGCACCAATATCGCAACTACATCGAGAACGGAAAATTCAACTACCTCTACGACAAAGTGCAGCTCTACGACACGCTGCGTCTCATCGTGCAGGGCAAAGCAGCCACGTCGGCGATCCATCCGATCCAACAACACTTGTCGGGCATTAACGACAACATGCTTCACTTCCTGGAGAACCACGACGAACAGCGGCTGGCGTCGCCATTCTTTGCCGGCGATCCCTGGCGTGGGGTGCCGGCCATGGTGGTGAGCGCCACCATCGATCGCGGACCGGTCATGATCTACTTTGGCCAGGAAGTGGGAGAGCCCGGTGCCGGTTCGGCGGGGTTTCAAGCCAACGATGGACGGACCACTATCTTCGACTACTGGGGTGTTCCCGAACATCAGAAGTGGATGAACGAAGGCAAGTTCAACGGCGACTCCCTCAGCATGGAACAAAAACAACTGCGGCAGTTTTACGGCGACGTGTTGTCGCTCGCGGGAAAAAACATAGCGCTCGCACAAGGAGAGTACCTGGACATCACAGCCCATAACCTTCAGGCTGGCAACTTCACTGCCAACACCAGTGCTTATCTTCGATATTCGGGCGAAGAGCGATTGTTGATCGTCACCACTTTCAACGCAGCCGACCAGCAGATCAAAATTCAACTTCCCCCGGCGGCGGTGGGCGCGCTGGGGCTGGATCCCACCGGCAGCTACATCGCCCGCGACTTGCTGTGGCGCGAAGCGGAAGTAGGTTTTAGCAAAGATTTCACGTTCGAATTGAAATGTAAACCTTATAGTTCCTATATCTTTAAGATCAAATAA
- a CDS encoding alpha-1,4-glucan--maltose-1-phosphate maltosyltransferase, with protein sequence MIPIEGKSRVIIENVQPQVDGGLYPAKRTIGERVDVTADIFGDSHDHIRARLLYKKEGAKEWHHAEMTPSYNDNWYGSFTVTEKGTYEFTLMAWVDHFDTWYDGFKKKAAAKVDVHLELREGVQYITTVAADKHENLKQAIGILEGEYNAALHYVQSPEFGELVHAHPLITHATTYANVLSVVVEHKKANFSSWYELFPRSASLQGKHGTFLDVIKLLPRISAMGFDVLYLPPIHPIGKVNRKGKNNNVRAEAGEPGSPWAIGSDEGGHKAVHPELGTLEDYKKLIAEAHKLNIDIALDLAFQCAPDHPYVKEHPDWFKQRPDGSIQYAENPPKKYQDIYPFNFETDDWQGLWQELKSVITFWIDQGVKIFRVDNPHTKPIPFWQWAIAEVNKEYEDVIFLAEAFTKPKVMASLGKIGYTQSYTYFTWRVYKQEIVDYMNELVFGPSRNYFRPNFWPNTPDILPFHVQYQGENIFIIRLALAATLSSNYGIYGPAYEFYDNVPMQGKEEYYNSEKYEVKRHDWKRANRMIDIIAMINKARNEHAALQSTWNMQFCAIENSNLLAYVKATDDLTSIILMIVNLDPSGRQSGFVQLPKDRLKLGGHINVKVHDLITDEHYTWTQEWNYVELDPYKMPFHLFKVVIHESYL encoded by the coding sequence ATGATCCCAATAGAAGGAAAATCGCGAGTCATCATCGAAAATGTGCAACCCCAGGTTGATGGCGGCTTGTATCCCGCCAAGCGAACGATCGGAGAACGCGTAGACGTGACCGCCGACATTTTTGGCGACAGCCACGACCACATTCGCGCCCGCCTGCTCTACAAAAAAGAAGGCGCCAAAGAATGGCACCACGCGGAGATGACGCCCTCCTACAACGACAACTGGTACGGATCGTTTACCGTGACGGAAAAAGGCACATACGAATTCACCCTCATGGCCTGGGTGGATCACTTCGACACGTGGTACGACGGCTTCAAAAAGAAAGCCGCCGCCAAAGTGGACGTACACCTCGAATTGCGGGAAGGCGTTCAGTACATCACAACGGTCGCTGCCGACAAGCATGAAAATCTGAAACAGGCCATCGGCATCCTCGAAGGAGAGTATAATGCAGCATTACACTATGTGCAGAGCCCCGAGTTTGGTGAGTTGGTGCACGCCCATCCGCTCATCACCCACGCGACCACCTATGCAAATGTGTTGAGCGTTGTGGTGGAACATAAGAAAGCAAATTTCTCGTCCTGGTATGAATTGTTCCCGCGCTCTGCTTCGCTGCAGGGCAAGCATGGCACGTTCCTGGACGTGATCAAATTGCTGCCCCGCATTTCTGCGATGGGTTTTGATGTGCTGTATTTGCCGCCCATCCATCCCATTGGCAAAGTGAACCGGAAAGGAAAGAACAACAACGTGCGTGCGGAAGCCGGCGAACCCGGATCGCCCTGGGCTATTGGCAGCGACGAAGGCGGTCACAAGGCCGTTCACCCCGAACTGGGCACACTGGAAGACTACAAAAAGTTGATCGCCGAAGCGCACAAATTGAACATCGACATCGCGCTCGACCTGGCCTTTCAATGCGCACCCGATCATCCTTACGTAAAGGAGCATCCCGATTGGTTCAAGCAACGTCCCGATGGTTCGATACAATACGCGGAGAATCCACCAAAAAAATATCAGGATATTTATCCCTTCAACTTCGAGACGGACGACTGGCAGGGCTTGTGGCAGGAGTTGAAATCCGTAATCACCTTTTGGATCGACCAGGGGGTGAAGATCTTCCGGGTGGATAACCCACACACAAAGCCCATCCCATTCTGGCAATGGGCCATCGCCGAAGTGAACAAAGAATATGAGGACGTTATTTTCCTGGCGGAAGCCTTTACGAAGCCCAAGGTGATGGCGTCGCTGGGAAAGATCGGCTATACGCAATCGTATACGTATTTCACGTGGCGGGTCTATAAACAGGAGATCGTGGACTACATGAACGAGTTGGTGTTCGGCCCCTCGCGAAATTATTTCCGGCCCAATTTCTGGCCCAACACGCCGGACATTCTGCCGTTCCACGTGCAGTATCAAGGCGAGAATATTTTCATCATTCGCCTTGCGTTAGCCGCCACGTTGTCGTCGAACTATGGCATCTATGGACCGGCTTACGAGTTTTATGACAATGTTCCCATGCAGGGGAAGGAAGAATATTATAACTCGGAAAAATACGAGGTGAAGCGCCACGACTGGAAACGCGCCAACCGGATGATCGACATCATTGCCATGATCAACAAAGCAAGGAACGAGCATGCCGCTTTGCAGTCGACGTGGAATATGCAATTTTGTGCCATCGAAAACAGTAACCTGCTGGCCTACGTCAAGGCAACGGACGATCTGACCAGCATCATTTTGATGATCGTAAACCTCGATCCCAGCGGACGCCAATCGGGTTTTGTGCAATTGCCAAAGGACCGGTTGAAGCTCGGAGGCCACATCAACGTGAAAGTGCACGACCTCATCACCGACGAACATTATACTTGGACACAAGAATGGAATTATGTGGAGCTGGACCCCTACAAGATGCCATTCCATCTATTTAAAGTAGTGATACACGAATCATACTTGTAA
- a CDS encoding 3-keto-disaccharide hydrolase, with the protein MKKIYSTSLLWCALLCFVSTVNAQNNTLTAQEKKDGWKLLFDGKTTAGWHNYNKKGVGTGWKVADGALYLDASTKEGRGDIVTDKTYQDYELILEWKIDSCGNSGLMFNVVEDPASSAPYHSGPEMQILDNDCHPDGKINKHRTGDLYDLIASSSEPVKHGDWNQFRIVSKKAHMEFYVNGVKVVEFTMHTPEWDQLVAGSKFKAWPVFGKSLKGSIALQDHGNKVWFRNLKIRELK; encoded by the coding sequence ATGAAAAAAATCTATTCGACGTCGCTGCTATGGTGCGCCCTGCTTTGTTTTGTTTCTACCGTGAATGCACAAAACAACACCCTGACGGCACAGGAAAAGAAAGACGGATGGAAACTCCTTTTTGACGGAAAGACCACAGCCGGCTGGCACAACTACAACAAGAAAGGCGTAGGCACCGGCTGGAAAGTAGCCGACGGCGCGCTGTACCTCGACGCTTCTACAAAAGAAGGCCGCGGCGACATCGTGACAGACAAAACCTACCAGGACTATGAACTGATCCTGGAATGGAAGATCGACTCCTGTGGCAACAGCGGCCTCATGTTCAACGTGGTGGAAGACCCCGCCTCCAGCGCACCCTACCACAGCGGCCCCGAAATGCAAATCCTCGACAACGACTGTCACCCCGATGGTAAAATAAACAAGCACCGCACCGGCGATCTGTACGACCTCATCGCTTCTTCCTCTGAACCCGTGAAGCACGGCGACTGGAACCAGTTCCGCATTGTTTCCAAAAAGGCACACATGGAATTCTATGTCAATGGCGTGAAGGTGGTGGAGTTCACCATGCACACCCCTGAGTGGGATCAACTGGTGGCCGGCAGCAAATTCAAGGCCTGGCCCGTGTTTGGTAAATCGTTGAAAGGCAGCATTGCCCTGCAGGACCATGGCAACAAAGTGTGGTTCCGCAACCTCAAGATCCGCGAACTGAAGTAA